From a region of the Candidatus Binataceae bacterium genome:
- a CDS encoding ATP-dependent Clp protease proteolytic subunit, translating into MSNLVPIVVEQTGRGERAYDIYSRLLKDRIVFLGTEVNDLVANLITAQFLFLESEDPEKEISFYINSPGGSVTAGMAIYDTMRLIKPDVATWGMGFVASMGQFLLSSGTPGKRYLLPNTRIVMHQPSAGVGGVASDIAIQAEAFKATKARMAELTARQTGQSLETITRDADRDRWFTAEEALAYGFV; encoded by the coding sequence ATGAGTAACCTGGTTCCGATCGTAGTCGAGCAAACGGGCCGTGGCGAACGGGCGTATGACATCTATTCGCGCCTTCTGAAGGACCGCATCGTTTTCCTCGGTACCGAGGTAAACGACTTGGTAGCCAACCTGATCACGGCGCAATTCCTGTTCCTGGAGTCCGAGGACCCCGAAAAAGAGATCAGCTTCTACATCAACTCGCCGGGCGGTTCGGTGACCGCCGGAATGGCGATCTACGACACCATGCGCCTGATCAAACCGGACGTGGCCACGTGGGGAATGGGCTTCGTCGCGTCGATGGGCCAGTTCCTGCTCTCTTCGGGAACTCCGGGAAAACGTTATCTGCTGCCGAACACCCGGATCGTGATGCACCAGCCTTCGGCCGGAGTCGGCGGTGTCGCCTCGGATATCGCCATTCAGGCAGAGGCGTTCAAGGCGACCAAGGCGCGAATGGCCGAGCTGACCGCACGGCAAACCGGGCAAAGCCTGGAGACCATTACCCGGGACGCCGACCGGGACCGCTGGTTCACCGCCGAGGAGGCGTTGGCCTACGGCTTTGT
- the tig gene encoding trigger factor, producing MQVNIETPSALRRKVTIEIERDEIKRELDQAYNELRRGVVLKGFRPGHAPRNLLERFFGDQVRGEVIQKLVREYTEKALEENSLKPIVSPEIVTEETDLNKSLRFSATFDLRPEITVKDYAGLKVPESKIEVKDEEIEQALGALRERQGTLKKIEDRKQVTDGDYVLATVEGFVDDQPLSTGKSEDRLLEVSKRALAHGLDEILIGAEIGQPVRATRSYEADYSQKELAGKTVEWRAQIKEIYQRVLPVLDDEFAKDNGTADLAELSKKVRDDLERHARAQADARVRQGLLELVIERNAIEVPESLVERETQAMEEELRSTLRAGGLAQEQVAEQVKNAGEDLKRRAEKRARTALILDALAEQEKIQVSDEDLGDRVAKLVTEAGRARDRAAEFYRHEENRQMLRGTMRREKTLDLLLERAQRENESASS from the coding sequence ATGCAAGTAAATATCGAGACCCCCAGCGCGCTTCGGCGCAAAGTCACCATCGAAATCGAACGGGATGAGATAAAGCGCGAGCTCGACCAGGCCTACAACGAGTTGCGGCGCGGCGTCGTGCTAAAGGGTTTCCGCCCCGGGCATGCTCCGCGCAATTTGTTGGAGCGATTTTTCGGTGATCAGGTACGCGGCGAGGTGATCCAGAAACTGGTGCGCGAATACACCGAAAAGGCGCTCGAAGAGAATAGCCTCAAGCCGATCGTCTCTCCGGAGATCGTGACCGAGGAAACCGATCTCAACAAGTCGCTCAGATTCAGCGCGACTTTCGATCTGCGTCCTGAAATTACGGTCAAGGACTATGCAGGGCTTAAAGTTCCCGAGTCCAAAATCGAGGTCAAAGACGAGGAGATCGAGCAAGCGCTCGGCGCACTGCGTGAGCGGCAAGGCACGCTGAAGAAGATTGAAGACCGCAAACAGGTCACCGATGGCGACTACGTACTCGCGACCGTCGAGGGGTTCGTCGACGACCAACCGCTTTCCACCGGCAAGTCCGAGGATCGTCTGCTCGAAGTCTCCAAACGCGCCTTGGCGCACGGACTCGACGAAATTCTGATCGGCGCCGAAATCGGCCAGCCGGTACGCGCGACCCGTTCCTACGAGGCCGACTATTCGCAAAAGGAGTTGGCGGGAAAGACGGTGGAGTGGCGCGCGCAGATCAAGGAGATCTACCAGCGTGTTCTGCCGGTACTCGATGACGAATTCGCCAAGGACAACGGCACTGCGGACTTGGCCGAACTGAGCAAGAAGGTTCGTGATGACCTAGAGCGTCATGCACGGGCACAGGCCGATGCGCGGGTACGCCAGGGACTGCTCGAGCTGGTCATCGAACGCAACGCGATCGAGGTGCCGGAATCGCTCGTGGAGCGTGAGACGCAGGCCATGGAAGAAGAGCTCCGCTCAACGCTGCGCGCCGGAGGCCTGGCGCAGGAGCAGGTTGCCGAGCAGGTAAAGAACGCGGGCGAGGACCTGAAGCGGCGCGCTGAGAAGCGCGCACGCACCGCGCTCATCCTCGATGCGCTCGCGGAGCAGGAAAAGATCCAGGTCAGTGACGAAGATCTAGGTGACCGCGTCGCAAAGCTCGTGACCGAAGCGGGCCGGGCGCGCGATCGGGCGGCGGAGTTTTATCGCCACGAGGAAAACCGCCAGATGCTGCGCGGAACGATGCGGCGCGAAAAGACGCTCGATCTTTTGCTCGAGCGTGCGCAGCGTGAAAATGAGAGCGCAAGTTCCTAG
- a CDS encoding ketopantoate reductase family protein, which yields MDEAKILIAGAGAIGSVLGAMLHSAGHRVTLLGRRKHMEAIAGDGLRITGLLGTHTIRGLNLADRPSQLEGRFELILCTVKPYDTAAISYDIAERLSEHGVIVSMQNGLGNIEALASRFGLGRVLGGRVIFGSELQRPGAVHVTVFADPVAIGPAPALHGELSRVLAVRAAEVARLINSAGVAAVGCADIMPLIWSKLLYNVALNALGALYEQSYGELAGDPDLRAIMDEAIGEAFAVARTLEVALPFASESEYLDTFYGRLIPATETHRPTMLYDLKNRGRTDIDWLNGKIVELAVQTGLTAPVNQMLVRQVHAAERAARLRGAEGR from the coding sequence GTGGATGAGGCGAAAATTCTTATCGCGGGCGCCGGCGCGATCGGCTCGGTGTTGGGCGCGATGCTCCATTCGGCCGGTCACCGCGTGACCTTGCTTGGGCGGCGCAAGCACATGGAGGCGATCGCGGGCGATGGACTCCGAATCACGGGGTTGTTGGGTACACACACGATTCGGGGCTTGAACCTCGCCGACCGACCTTCGCAGCTTGAGGGGCGATTCGAGCTGATTCTGTGCACGGTCAAACCCTACGACACCGCCGCGATTTCATATGATATTGCCGAACGTCTGTCGGAGCACGGGGTGATCGTCTCGATGCAAAACGGCCTCGGGAACATCGAGGCGCTTGCCAGTCGTTTTGGCTTAGGGCGCGTTCTGGGCGGACGTGTGATCTTCGGCTCCGAGCTGCAGCGCCCGGGAGCGGTGCATGTGACGGTGTTCGCGGACCCAGTCGCGATCGGCCCCGCGCCTGCGCTCCACGGGGAGCTATCGCGCGTTTTGGCGGTACGCGCCGCCGAGGTAGCTCGGCTCATTAACAGTGCGGGAGTGGCCGCGGTCGGGTGCGCGGACATCATGCCGCTCATTTGGAGCAAGCTGCTCTATAACGTGGCGTTGAATGCCCTCGGCGCTCTCTACGAACAGTCATACGGAGAGCTGGCCGGGGATCCGGACCTGCGCGCGATCATGGATGAGGCAATCGGCGAGGCGTTTGCAGTGGCGCGCACGCTTGAGGTGGCACTGCCTTTCGCAAGTGAGAGCGAGTACCTCGACACGTTTTATGGAAGACTCATTCCGGCCACCGAGACCCATCGTCCAACCATGCTCTACGATCTCAAGAATCGGGGGCGTACCGACATCGATTGGCTTAACGGTAAGATCGTGGAACTCGCTGTGCAGACCGGACTGACGGCCCCGGTCAACCAAATGCTGGTCCGCCAGGTTCACGCCGCGGAGCGCGCCGCACGCCTCCGGGGAGCCGAAGGCCGATGA
- a CDS encoding M67 family metallopeptidase has translation MSCVTIRRASLDAIVAQAEREFPNECCGFIIGNDSSEEVRPIANIQNRKHADDPKAFPRDARTAFLMEPKEHLAVLNEIDRRKLGLKIVYHSHPDHDAYFSPTDRAQACSFDPSQPDYPDTAYVVLSIRAARFSRAAAFVWDPTAGEFVEHSLEVE, from the coding sequence ATGAGCTGCGTGACCATCCGGCGAGCGAGTCTTGACGCGATTGTCGCACAGGCGGAACGCGAATTCCCGAACGAATGTTGCGGGTTCATCATCGGAAACGACTCGTCCGAGGAGGTGCGTCCGATCGCGAACATCCAGAACCGCAAGCACGCGGACGACCCGAAGGCCTTTCCTCGCGATGCGCGTACCGCGTTCCTGATGGAACCGAAGGAGCACCTGGCCGTGCTCAACGAAATCGACCGCCGCAAACTCGGGCTCAAAATCGTTTATCATTCGCATCCCGATCATGATGCGTATTTCTCTCCGACCGATCGTGCCCAGGCCTGCTCCTTCGATCCCTCGCAGCCGGACTACCCGGACACCGCGTATGTCGTACTGTCGATCCGCGCGGCCCGGTTTAGCCGCGCCGCCGCCTTCGTGTGGGATCCCACCGCTGGGGAATTCGTCGAACACTCCCTCGAAGTTGAGTAA
- a CDS encoding MFS transporter, with protein sequence MKAGAAKDPVGASHFDAKLVEGSEQRDFRQYLASTFLATIAMMIQSVAVAWQVYDLVREPLALGYVGLFQFLPLALFALPAGALADHVDRRAMLAATYVLQTLSSLLFLAMALAPPDNIWPFYAVLALFGTARAFAAPASQSLLPRLVTEERFPRAVALTSSTRQTAVIVGPALGGAIYLLGPAIAYGTCVACFVAVAILVATLRVRGASMPRAAASTRLGHLTAGISYIWRKPVILGAISLDLFAVLLGGATALLPIYARDILHVGPIGLVLLRSAPALGAATLGLMLARRPLGAKVGITMFACVAGFGCATIVFGLSHNFVRSLTALVFLGAFDMVSVYVRLSLVQLATPDAMRGRVSAVNYLFIGASNELGEFESGVTAAWFGTVPSVVIGGLGTLAVVLLWMLMFPDLRKVNRLSDVIPE encoded by the coding sequence ATGAAGGCCGGTGCCGCGAAAGACCCTGTGGGCGCTTCCCACTTCGACGCAAAGCTGGTTGAAGGGTCCGAGCAACGCGACTTCCGCCAATATCTCGCTAGCACCTTCTTGGCGACCATCGCGATGATGATTCAGTCGGTGGCGGTCGCCTGGCAGGTCTACGACCTGGTTCGCGAGCCTCTCGCGCTCGGCTATGTCGGCCTGTTTCAGTTTCTGCCGCTTGCGCTTTTCGCCCTTCCCGCGGGAGCGCTCGCCGACCACGTGGATCGCCGTGCGATGTTAGCAGCGACCTATGTCCTTCAAACTCTAAGCTCACTCCTGTTCCTCGCGATGGCACTGGCACCGCCCGACAACATATGGCCCTTCTATGCAGTGCTGGCTTTGTTCGGCACCGCAAGAGCCTTCGCCGCGCCGGCCTCACAGTCGCTTCTGCCGAGGCTGGTAACCGAAGAGCGATTCCCGCGTGCAGTGGCGCTGACGTCGTCCACTCGCCAGACTGCGGTGATAGTAGGCCCGGCGCTGGGCGGCGCGATTTATCTGCTCGGTCCTGCGATCGCATATGGCACCTGCGTGGCCTGCTTCGTCGCAGTTGCCATACTTGTAGCGACGCTGCGCGTCCGAGGCGCTTCGATGCCGCGGGCCGCGGCATCCACAAGGCTCGGCCACTTGACGGCGGGCATCTCGTACATCTGGCGCAAGCCCGTTATCCTCGGAGCAATCTCGCTGGATCTGTTTGCCGTACTGCTTGGGGGTGCAACCGCCCTCTTGCCGATTTACGCCCGGGACATCCTGCACGTAGGTCCGATCGGGCTGGTATTGCTGCGCAGCGCTCCTGCTTTGGGCGCCGCAACGCTGGGCCTGATGCTTGCGCGCAGACCGCTTGGAGCGAAGGTCGGAATAACCATGTTCGCGTGCGTGGCTGGCTTTGGATGCGCGACGATAGTTTTCGGCCTTTCGCACAACTTTGTCCGCTCCCTGACGGCGCTGGTCTTTCTGGGGGCCTTCGACATGGTCAGCGTTTATGTTCGATTGTCGCTGGTGCAGCTCGCTACGCCGGATGCGATGCGCGGCAGGGTTTCCGCCGTGAACTATCTTTTTATCGGGGCTTCAAACGAGTTGGGCGAATTCGAATCGGGCGTGACTGCAGCGTGGTTCGGCACCGTGCCCTCGGTGGTTATCGGCGGGCTGGGCACCCTTGCGGTTGTCCTTCTTTGGATGCTGATGTTCCCGGACTTGCGCAAAGTAAACCGTCTTTCGGACGTGATTCCCGAGTGA
- a CDS encoding OpgC domain-containing protein encodes MNQTRERDFRLDFCRGIALIVIFIDHVPGNPLSSWTLRNFSFCDAAEVFVLISGMASYLAYGSRLSKLGFTACAKAVGRNCARIYLAHLLLIVGIAGLMVWIGGRYSGADYVDSLKLQWIAEDPRGAIFAAVTLSYLPRLMDILPMYVLLLAAAPFLIVIIKRDYRIALLISAAVYLLAWNFGWNLSADRSGREWYFNPFTWQLLYTIGLVVSHLSRTEPEKLPWGQRWLRVAIGFLAITVLIAWPLNQFGLTQMAPFSYIWPSDKTYLSPLRIINVLALLYVFAFYVPPKAAWLKKRVAELCISCGRHSLTIYGLGLLLSCVGYVVIQESSVRAIANLEVNVVGISLLILTAVILERRDDARRAAAPALRIRSEGSAAA; translated from the coding sequence ATGAACCAAACCCGCGAACGCGATTTCCGCCTCGACTTCTGTCGCGGCATCGCGCTGATCGTGATCTTTATCGATCATGTGCCAGGAAACCCACTGTCGTCATGGACTCTGAGAAACTTTTCTTTTTGCGATGCAGCCGAGGTCTTTGTTCTGATTTCGGGGATGGCAAGCTACCTGGCCTATGGCTCCCGCTTAAGCAAACTGGGGTTCACAGCGTGCGCTAAGGCCGTGGGGCGCAATTGCGCCAGAATCTATCTCGCTCACTTGCTCCTCATCGTAGGAATCGCCGGGTTGATGGTCTGGATAGGTGGGCGTTATTCGGGTGCCGATTACGTAGACTCTCTCAAACTGCAGTGGATCGCAGAGGACCCGCGTGGGGCGATCTTCGCTGCCGTTACGCTTTCCTACCTGCCGCGGCTTATGGACATCTTGCCGATGTACGTTCTACTACTGGCAGCCGCTCCCTTTTTGATCGTGATCATCAAGCGCGACTATCGAATCGCGCTGCTGATTTCAGCCGCCGTTTACCTGTTGGCGTGGAACTTCGGATGGAACCTGAGCGCGGACCGCTCGGGACGCGAATGGTATTTCAATCCCTTCACCTGGCAACTCCTCTATACGATCGGCCTGGTGGTTTCTCATTTGAGCAGAACCGAACCGGAAAAACTGCCATGGGGACAGCGGTGGTTGCGAGTCGCGATTGGATTCCTAGCGATCACCGTGCTCATTGCCTGGCCGCTCAATCAGTTCGGCCTCACGCAGATGGCGCCATTCTCCTACATCTGGCCGAGCGACAAGACTTATCTCTCCCCCCTCCGAATCATCAACGTTCTGGCCCTGCTCTACGTGTTTGCGTTTTACGTCCCGCCTAAAGCGGCGTGGCTCAAGAAGCGAGTGGCCGAACTGTGCATCTCGTGCGGACGCCATTCTCTGACGATCTACGGGCTGGGGTTGCTGCTTAGTTGCGTCGGATATGTCGTGATCCAGGAGAGTAGCGTGCGAGCCATCGCCAACCTCGAGGTCAATGTGGTGGGTATCTCCCTTCTGATTTTAACCGCCGTGATCCTCGAGCGTCGTGACGACGCGCGCCGAGCGGCGGCGCCGGCCCTGCGAATTCGTAGCGAAGGTAGTGCGGCTGCGTAA
- a CDS encoding MFS transporter, whose amino-acid sequence MENESQVLGSLTGDVDVAEDTITAAYGGVIPWRVVAMLLVVLGFQGYAAAIPTIAAPWFSKDFHLSDPAMAKVFAGFALSSFGALALARMVDRVGRRRVLMWSAIAMPIAALGAATAHEVVVFVAFVIVVEAFLGAALTCSVVMLAELLPVPRRADGQSWAGLATAVGGGLCVFLAPVYPRLGMSWRWLLAIPVAGIVILPAVVGSIPESMRWRREAREVESRPTHFYDIFVPLYRKRAITIIVCSLLAYLSVEGVNSYSYFHAVSVIGLSADFASAFTIIGGGVGMLGFPIGAWAAERFGRVPTIVTCGTATSAIALAYYWGPPNNFAHPALWLGVAFLFMNATTNATTVASLAAVTELLPTALRGTMMGWVALTTAFGALSAEATIATFAAAAGGISVMTGWLSLLGIPGAILFGMIIDETRGLSLDAAAKEAAFHADR is encoded by the coding sequence ATGGAGAATGAGTCCCAGGTTTTAGGCTCCCTGACCGGCGATGTCGATGTCGCCGAAGATACGATTACGGCGGCGTACGGTGGGGTGATTCCGTGGCGCGTGGTGGCCATGCTGCTGGTCGTTCTCGGTTTTCAAGGTTACGCCGCGGCCATCCCCACCATTGCCGCACCCTGGTTCAGCAAGGACTTTCATCTGAGCGATCCAGCCATGGCCAAGGTCTTTGCCGGGTTTGCGCTCTCCTCTTTTGGTGCCTTGGCGCTCGCTCGGATGGTCGATCGCGTCGGTCGCAGACGCGTCCTAATGTGGTCGGCTATCGCGATGCCGATTGCGGCCCTTGGTGCAGCGACAGCTCACGAAGTGGTCGTTTTCGTTGCTTTTGTCATCGTCGTTGAAGCGTTTCTTGGAGCAGCCCTAACCTGCTCGGTCGTCATGTTGGCAGAGCTACTCCCGGTCCCGCGGCGGGCCGATGGGCAGAGCTGGGCCGGACTGGCCACCGCCGTTGGTGGAGGACTCTGCGTCTTTCTCGCACCCGTATATCCCAGGCTCGGTATGTCGTGGCGCTGGCTACTCGCAATTCCAGTTGCGGGTATTGTGATCTTACCGGCGGTAGTGGGCTCTATTCCGGAAAGCATGCGCTGGCGGCGCGAAGCACGCGAAGTGGAGTCGAGACCCACGCACTTCTACGACATCTTTGTGCCGCTCTATCGAAAGCGTGCAATTACCATAATTGTCTGTTCCTTGCTCGCGTACCTTTCTGTAGAGGGGGTTAATTCGTATTCATATTTCCACGCGGTTTCGGTCATCGGACTTTCGGCCGACTTCGCCAGCGCGTTTACAATCATCGGCGGCGGTGTCGGCATGCTCGGTTTTCCTATCGGCGCGTGGGCAGCAGAGCGATTTGGACGCGTTCCGACGATCGTGACTTGCGGCACCGCGACCTCAGCAATCGCACTTGCCTACTACTGGGGACCACCGAATAATTTCGCCCATCCGGCGCTTTGGCTCGGTGTCGCATTCCTTTTCATGAATGCAACTACCAATGCGACCACGGTTGCGTCGCTCGCCGCGGTTACTGAACTTCTTCCGACCGCATTGCGAGGCACGATGATGGGTTGGGTCGCCCTCACCACCGCGTTCGGCGCGCTGAGCGCCGAAGCGACTATCGCGACGTTCGCGGCAGCAGCTGGCGGCATTTCGGTGATGACGGGCTGGCTCAGCCTGCTGGGAATCCCGGGCGCTATCCTCTTCGGCATGATAATCGACGAAACCCGCGGCCTCTCGCTCGACGCCGCCGCCAAAGAGGCAGCATTCCACGCCGATCGCTGA
- a CDS encoding nitroreductase/quinone reductase family protein gives MATEKPYFLKESTADRIFNRLFGLLLRVGIGARYNYLLETRGRRTGRVYTTPVNLLEMERHRYLVAVRGETGWVRNARAAGSILLKKANRRMEFRVREVEVSARAPILKEFLDRYAAQVQRFYPVPKGAPVESFREMASRAPVFELQE, from the coding sequence GTGGCCACAGAGAAGCCATATTTTCTTAAGGAAAGTACCGCCGACCGGATCTTCAACCGGTTGTTTGGCCTTTTGCTCCGGGTTGGAATCGGCGCGCGCTACAACTACCTGCTCGAGACTCGGGGCAGAAGGACCGGGCGGGTTTACACCACGCCGGTCAACCTTCTCGAAATGGAGCGACACAGGTACCTTGTGGCAGTTCGTGGAGAAACGGGATGGGTGCGTAACGCTCGCGCGGCTGGATCGATCTTACTAAAAAAGGCGAACCGACGAATGGAGTTCAGAGTCCGGGAGGTCGAAGTCAGTGCGCGAGCTCCGATTCTCAAGGAATTTCTAGATCGTTACGCGGCCCAAGTTCAGCGTTTCTATCCGGTCCCGAAAGGCGCGCCGGTCGAATCATTTCGCGAGATGGCGTCACGCGCCCCAGTGTTTGAACTTCAGGAATGA
- a CDS encoding TetR/AcrR family transcriptional regulator has product MPSAALRTSPHDEALAIQRRRQIFLAACRVLEHKSFHEASVKELALEAGLAAGSIYVYLESKDEILVLIAESMVAELVDQLPAINERAGADPRLELAAVMHEILNIIDRYREAFAVLHHEARYLAQRTQYKAAMNKIGDRYLSAVAEVIERGRKAGVIQVDDVPSAVHAIHMLCAGWAMGGHGLRHSDKESYWREISRLVEGRFLARRVESKTNGCEEL; this is encoded by the coding sequence ATGCCAAGCGCAGCACTCAGAACTTCGCCTCACGACGAGGCCCTCGCCATTCAGCGCCGCCGGCAGATTTTTCTGGCCGCATGCCGAGTCCTGGAACACAAATCGTTTCATGAAGCCTCGGTCAAAGAACTTGCGCTCGAAGCGGGGCTCGCTGCGGGATCGATCTACGTTTACCTGGAGAGCAAGGACGAGATCCTGGTCCTGATCGCGGAATCGATGGTTGCCGAGCTAGTAGATCAACTGCCGGCCATTAATGAACGTGCGGGCGCCGACCCACGCCTTGAGCTTGCGGCTGTAATGCACGAGATCCTCAATATCATAGATCGATACCGAGAGGCGTTCGCCGTACTGCATCACGAAGCCCGCTACCTCGCGCAACGGACGCAATACAAGGCAGCAATGAATAAGATCGGCGATCGCTACCTGTCGGCGGTCGCCGAAGTCATCGAACGAGGGCGCAAGGCCGGCGTTATCCAGGTGGATGACGTGCCCTCCGCCGTACATGCCATTCACATGCTGTGTGCAGGATGGGCGATGGGCGGTCATGGGCTGCGCCATTCGGACAAAGAATCTTACTGGCGCGAGATATCGCGGTTGGTCGAAGGCCGCTTTCTCGCGCGGCGGGTCGAATCTAAGACCAACGGCTGCGAGGAGTTATAG
- a CDS encoding DUF455 family protein → MDKMIPVDRLARPEDHILVPLDKIREARLDQGLTPFNAMPFEEDFLKARLHGICAGEFQAMEAAGRTLFDFPDAPWEFQLDMARQVWDESRHSEIYMKLLEYVGSYLGEFPESEVLWSCTQIDDPACRVAGINRGLEGLACDVFEQLIRMAQKMGDPIIERAVDYVLADEITHVRMGSKWMRKLTEGDAERLRKAQAFQDNIDNLFNFGGGRTTQEGAAQIKQRLGDREVEIDATLTIAREARLLAGFTDEEIERLIKGMGKSAAY, encoded by the coding sequence ATGGATAAGATGATTCCGGTCGACCGGCTGGCGCGCCCTGAAGATCACATTCTGGTCCCGCTGGACAAGATTCGCGAGGCGCGCTTGGACCAGGGGCTGACTCCGTTCAACGCCATGCCGTTTGAAGAAGACTTCCTCAAGGCGCGGCTGCATGGAATCTGCGCCGGAGAATTCCAGGCGATGGAAGCGGCGGGTCGCACCTTGTTCGACTTTCCGGACGCGCCGTGGGAATTTCAGCTTGATATGGCGCGCCAGGTCTGGGACGAATCGCGCCATAGCGAGATCTATATGAAGCTGCTCGAGTATGTCGGATCCTATCTTGGCGAATTCCCCGAAAGCGAGGTGCTGTGGTCATGCACGCAGATCGACGACCCGGCGTGTCGCGTGGCGGGCATCAACCGCGGCCTCGAAGGACTGGCTTGCGATGTATTTGAGCAGCTGATTCGAATGGCGCAGAAGATGGGCGATCCGATAATCGAGCGTGCGGTCGACTACGTGTTGGCTGACGAGATCACCCATGTGCGGATGGGCTCAAAATGGATGCGCAAGCTCACCGAGGGGGATGCGGAGCGGCTGCGGAAAGCGCAGGCCTTCCAGGACAACATCGACAACCTGTTTAATTTCGGTGGCGGCCGCACCACGCAGGAAGGCGCCGCACAGATCAAGCAGCGCCTGGGCGACAGGGAAGTGGAAATCGACGCTACCCTCACCATTGCGCGCGAGGCGCGTCTGCTGGCGGGATTCACCGACGAGGAAATCGAGCGGCTCATCAAGGGGATGGGCAAGAGCGCGGCCTACTAA
- a CDS encoding DUF455 family protein: MERCIPVDRLARPENFVLMRGKQVREIREEQGMERNNALPFDEETLRARLHGIYTGELQAMEAAGRTLFDFPDAPWEFQLDMARQVWDESRHSEIFQRLVEYMGAKPGDYVETEILWRCTQAEDPAARVAGINRGLEGLACDVFDQLIRIAQRNGDEVIERSIDYVLADEITHVRMGSKWMRKLTEGDPERLARAQAFQETVDEVFNFRGGRRLADDLQKDDGMTLTIAREARLLAGFTEEEIQRLIESTRKSAAY; encoded by the coding sequence ATGGAACGATGCATACCAGTTGATCGATTGGCGCGACCCGAGAATTTCGTGCTGATGCGTGGCAAACAGGTCCGTGAAATCCGCGAGGAACAGGGAATGGAACGCAACAATGCCCTGCCCTTCGATGAAGAAACGCTGCGCGCGCGGCTGCATGGAATCTACACGGGCGAACTGCAGGCTATGGAGGCGGCCGGGCGGACCCTGTTCGATTTTCCCGACGCCCCGTGGGAGTTCCAGCTCGATATGGCGCGCCAAGTGTGGGACGAATCGCGTCACAGCGAAATTTTCCAGCGGCTGGTCGAATACATGGGAGCCAAGCCGGGCGACTACGTTGAAACCGAAATTCTCTGGCGCTGCACTCAGGCGGAAGACCCGGCCGCCCGGGTCGCCGGAATCAACCGGGGGTTGGAAGGACTCGCATGCGACGTGTTCGATCAACTCATCCGGATTGCGCAGCGCAATGGCGATGAAGTGATCGAACGCTCTATCGACTACGTGCTGGCCGACGAGATTACCCACGTCCGGATGGGCTCCAAGTGGATGCGCAAGCTCACCGAGGGCGACCCCGAGCGGTTGGCGCGCGCACAGGCCTTTCAGGAGACGGTGGATGAGGTCTTCAACTTCCGCGGTGGTCGTCGGCTGGCCGATGATCTGCAGAAGGACGACGGAATGACCCTAACCATCGCGCGCGAGGCGCGGTTGCTCGCCGGATTTACCGAAGAGGAAATTCAGCGCCTGATCGAATCGACTCGCAAAAGCGCCGCCTATTGA